One window of the Anas acuta chromosome 12, bAnaAcu1.1, whole genome shotgun sequence genome contains the following:
- the LOC137862955 gene encoding creatine kinase U-type, mitochondrial, which yields MASTFARALSARRSAGLLAMVGAGSLAAGFLLARDTVRAGDRQRRRYPPSAEYPDLRKHNNCMASNLTPAIYTRLCDKATPNGWTLDQCIQTGVDNPGHPFIKTVGMVAGDEETYEVFAELFDPVIQERHNGYNPRTMKHVTDLDASKIKFGQFDERYVLSSRVRTGRSIRGLSLPPACTRAERREVEKVAVEALNGLSGDLAGRYYRLSEMTEKEQQQLIDDHFLFDKPVSPLLTAAGMARDWPDARGIWHNNEKTFLIWINEEDHTRIISMEKGGNMKRVFERFCRGLKEVERLIQERGWEFMWNERLGYILTCPSNLGTGLRAGVHIKLPLLSKDNRFPKILENLRLQKRGTGGVDTAATGNVFDISNLDRLGKSEVELVQLVIDGVNYLIDCERRLEKGQDIRIPSPVPQFRH from the exons ATGGCCAGCACCTTCGCCCGCGCGCTCTCCGCCCGCCGCTCCGCCGGCCTCCTGGCCATGGTGGGCGCCGGCTCCCTCGCCGCCGGCTTCCTGCTCGCCCGGGACACGGTCAGAGCGGGCGACCGGCAGCGGCGGCGCTACCCGCCCAG TGCCGAGTACCCCGACCTGCGGAAACACAACAACTGCATGGCCAGCAACCTGACGCCAGCCATCTACACCAGGCTCTGTGACAAAGCAACCCCCAATGGCTGGACCTTAGACCAGTGCATCCAGACAGGTGTGGACAATCCCGGCCACCCCTTCATCAAGACTGTGGGCATGGTGGCTGGCGATGAAGAAACGTATGAG GTGTTTGCCGAGCTGTTTGACCCTGTGATCCAGGAGCGACACAACGGGTACAACCCACGCACCATGAAGCATGTCACGGACCTGGATGCCTCCAAG ATTAAGTTTGGCCAGTTTGACGAGCGCTATGTGCTCTCATCCCGGGTCCGGACGGGGCGCAGCATCCGTGGGCTGAGCCTGCCACCAGCCTGTACCCGTGCTGAGCGGCGGGAGGTGGAGAAGGTGGCCGTGGAGGCACTGAACGGCCTCTCTGGAGACCTGGCAGGCCGGTACTACCGCCTCAGCGAGATGACGGAGAAGGAGCAACAGCAGCTCATTGAC GATCACTTCCTCTTCGACAAGCCGGTGTCCCCCCTCCTGACAGCGGCAGGAATGGCCCGGGACTGGCCCGACGCCCGAGGGATCTG GCACAACAATGAGAAGACCTTCCTGATCTGGATCAATGAGGAGGACCACACACGCATCATCTCCATGGAGAAGGGTGGCAACATGAAGCGCGTCTTTGAGCGGTTCTGCCGGGGCCTGAAGGAG GTGGAGCGGCTAATCCAGGAGCGAGGCTGGGAGTTCATGTGGAACGAGAGGCTGGGATACATCCTTACCTGCCCCTCCAACCTGGGCACCGGGCTGCGAGCAGGCGTCCACATCAAGCTGCCGCTGCTCAGCAAG GACAACCGCTTCCCCAAGATCCTGGAGAACCTCCGGCTACAGAAGCGTGGGACAGGCGGCGTAGACACTGCCGCTACTGGCAATGTCTTCGACATCTCCAACCTGGACCGGCTGGGGAAGTCAGAG GTGGAGCTGGTGCAGCTGGTGATAGACGGCGTGAACTACCTGATCGACTGTGAGCGGCGGCTGGAGAAGGGGCAGGACATCCGCATCCCCTCCCCGGTCCCGCAGTTCCGGCACTGA